The following are from one region of the Deltaproteobacteria bacterium genome:
- the lipA gene encoding lipoyl synthase, which yields MLVLKNMNSQRIKRLPSWLSRKMGQPSALHAMKNILRSRNLHTVCESARCPNIGECFSKPTATFMILGDVCTRQCGFCSVEKTAFLSPLEEEGGVRGKTLPVDLDEPENIALTAKELGLKHVVITSVTRDDLADSGAMQFALTIKALRDIIPSISIEVLTPDFKGEDKGLKIVLDERPDIFNHNIETVPSLYAKVRPQADYRQSLKVIETAKKMTAGIITKSGLMVGLGETNGEIKSALKDLLNAGCDVVTIGQYLRPSIKNLEVQEYIPLDVFKEYEEYGREIGLKYVYSGPFVRSSYNAEKFAG from the coding sequence GTGTTAGTATTAAAAAATATGAACAGTCAGAGGATTAAGCGGCTCCCGTCATGGCTTTCAAGGAAGATGGGGCAGCCAAGCGCGCTCCATGCCATGAAAAATATCCTTCGCAGCAGGAATTTGCACACGGTCTGCGAGTCTGCCCGCTGCCCTAATATCGGCGAATGTTTTTCAAAACCAACTGCTACCTTTATGATACTGGGAGATGTCTGCACAAGACAGTGCGGTTTTTGTTCTGTTGAAAAAACAGCTTTTCTCTCTCCCCTTGAGGAAGAGGGCGGGGTGAGGGGTAAGACATTGCCTGTAGACCTTGATGAGCCTGAAAATATAGCCCTCACTGCAAAAGAGCTGGGACTTAAGCATGTTGTCATAACATCTGTTACAAGGGACGATCTTGCCGACAGCGGAGCTATGCAGTTTGCCTTGACAATCAAGGCATTGAGGGATATTATTCCTTCTATTTCCATAGAGGTTTTAACCCCTGATTTTAAAGGGGAGGATAAGGGTTTGAAGATTGTTCTTGATGAAAGACCGGACATTTTTAACCACAATATTGAAACTGTGCCGTCTCTTTATGCAAAGGTAAGGCCGCAGGCCGATTATCGGCAGTCTTTGAAGGTAATTGAAACGGCAAAAAAAATGACTGCCGGCATTATCACAAAGTCAGGGCTTATGGTCGGCCTTGGTGAAACAAATGGCGAGATAAAATCTGCTCTGAAAGACCTTTTGAATGCAGGCTGCGATGTCGTTACCATAGGACAATATTTAAGGCCGTCCATAAAAAATCTTGAGGTTCAGGAATACATCCCGCTTGATGTTTTTAAGGAATATGAGGAATATGGCAGGGAGATTGGGCTTAAATATGTGTATTCAGGGCCGTTTGTGAGGAGTTCGTATAATGCGGAAAAATTTGCAGGATAA
- the ppdK gene encoding pyruvate, phosphate dikinase has product MASKKFVYFFGGGKAEGKGSMKELLGGKGAGLAEMTNIGLPVPAGFTITTEVCNLYYKNNKKHPPGLDKEVAKNLSRLEKLIGKKLGDANDPLLVSVRSGAARSMPGMMETILNLGLNDKSIEGLAKKTNNRRFVLDAYRRFIVMYGAIAKGISREKFEHEFEKIKNEKTRPRLNKTNNKIFDTEVNEHELGELISRLKDVYKKHTGKDFPQDPTEQLQGAINAVFGSWMAEKAVTYRRVEKISGFLGTAVNIVQMVFGNKGETSGTGVCFTRDPNTGENIFYGDLLMNAQGEDVVAGIRTPIHLSDLNERMPKIYKQLCDIRKSLEKHYREMQDIEFTVEEGKLYILQCRSGKRSPTAAFCMAVDMVKEKLITKKEAILRITDKEIEGLFYPVIDPKITIDELNKHHFATGIAAVPGAACGKVVFTAKDAEDWAEKGEKVILVRKETSPEDVGGMHAAQGILTATGGKTSHAAVVARGWGKCCIVGCEELVIDYIHKTVVVGNKVLREGSEITINGSAGEVFQGSMNLIKPELPDAYYTLMKWADEVRKLNVRTNVDTPYDAENAIRLGAEGIGLCRTEHMFFDTDERRLAIQEMILADDLETRKVALSKLLPFQRGDFKGIFRAMNGKPVTIRLIDPPLHEFVPHTEGEQRHLAEKIGVPYEQVRRRVERLKEANPMLGHRGCRLCITYPEILEMQVRAIIEAACECAKEGIKVHPEIMHPLVIDGKELKILETKTREVAEKVIKEKAVKVKYLVGTMIEVPRAALLADRIADVAEFFSFGTNDLTQMTLGMSRDDAGRFLPDYVDEKKAGILKSDPFQSLDQDGVGMLIKIAIEKGRKTRKDLKIGICGEHGGDPATVEFCHRNGFNYVSCSPFRVPIARLAAAHAVLKSSR; this is encoded by the coding sequence ATGGCATCTAAAAAATTTGTTTATTTCTTTGGCGGAGGCAAGGCCGAAGGCAAGGGAAGCATGAAAGAGCTTCTCGGCGGCAAGGGCGCCGGGCTTGCTGAGATGACAAATATTGGCCTGCCTGTGCCGGCAGGATTTACTATTACCACAGAGGTCTGTAATCTCTATTACAAGAATAATAAAAAACACCCTCCGGGTCTTGATAAAGAGGTTGCCAAAAATCTATCAAGGCTTGAAAAACTGATCGGCAAGAAATTAGGCGACGCCAATGACCCGCTTCTTGTCTCAGTCCGTTCAGGCGCTGCGCGGTCAATGCCAGGGATGATGGAAACGATACTAAATCTGGGGCTTAACGATAAATCCATTGAGGGACTTGCAAAAAAGACCAATAACAGACGTTTTGTCCTGGATGCCTACCGCAGGTTTATTGTGATGTATGGCGCAATTGCCAAGGGTATATCACGTGAGAAGTTTGAGCATGAGTTTGAAAAAATTAAAAACGAGAAGACAAGGCCAAGGCTGAATAAAACGAATAACAAGATCTTTGATACCGAGGTGAATGAGCATGAACTTGGGGAACTTATCTCCCGCTTAAAAGATGTGTATAAAAAACATACAGGCAAGGATTTTCCGCAAGACCCGACAGAACAACTCCAAGGCGCAATTAATGCTGTCTTTGGTTCATGGATGGCTGAAAAGGCTGTCACATACCGTCGCGTTGAAAAGATTTCAGGGTTTCTCGGCACAGCGGTAAATATAGTCCAGATGGTATTTGGAAATAAGGGTGAAACATCCGGCACAGGCGTCTGTTTTACCAGAGATCCCAATACAGGTGAAAATATCTTTTACGGCGACTTACTTATGAATGCGCAGGGCGAGGATGTTGTTGCAGGCATCCGCACACCCATTCATCTAAGCGACCTGAATGAGAGGATGCCGAAGATATACAAACAGCTTTGCGATATAAGGAAAAGCCTTGAGAAGCATTACAGGGAGATGCAGGATATAGAATTTACTGTTGAAGAGGGTAAGCTTTACATTCTTCAATGCCGTTCCGGTAAACGGTCTCCAACAGCAGCGTTTTGCATGGCAGTTGACATGGTAAAAGAAAAGCTCATAACAAAAAAAGAGGCAATCTTGAGGATTACAGATAAAGAGATTGAAGGTCTTTTCTATCCTGTCATTGATCCAAAGATAACAATAGATGAATTGAATAAGCACCATTTTGCAACAGGCATAGCCGCTGTTCCTGGCGCTGCATGCGGCAAAGTTGTATTTACTGCAAAGGATGCAGAGGATTGGGCAGAAAAAGGCGAGAAGGTGATCCTTGTGAGAAAAGAGACAAGCCCGGAGGATGTTGGCGGCATGCATGCCGCGCAGGGGATACTTACTGCAACAGGCGGTAAGACCTCTCATGCGGCAGTTGTTGCAAGAGGCTGGGGCAAATGCTGTATTGTGGGGTGTGAGGAGTTGGTTATAGATTATATCCACAAAACCGTTGTTGTAGGAAACAAGGTTCTGAGAGAAGGAAGCGAGATAACTATCAATGGTTCTGCAGGCGAGGTATTTCAGGGCAGCATGAATCTTATAAAACCAGAGTTGCCGGATGCGTATTATACGCTTATGAAATGGGCTGATGAGGTAAGGAAACTGAATGTAAGGACAAATGTGGATACGCCGTATGACGCTGAAAATGCCATAAGGCTCGGCGCAGAAGGCATAGGCCTTTGCAGGACAGAGCATATGTTTTTTGATACAGATGAAAGACGGCTTGCAATACAGGAGATGATACTTGCAGATGACCTCGAAACAAGAAAAGTTGCCCTTTCAAAACTTCTTCCATTTCAGAGAGGAGATTTTAAAGGCATATTCAGGGCAATGAATGGGAAGCCGGTCACCATCAGACTTATAGACCCGCCATTACATGAATTTGTGCCTCATACTGAAGGTGAGCAGAGACATTTGGCTGAGAAGATAGGTGTTCCGTATGAGCAGGTAAGGCGCCGTGTTGAAAGGCTTAAAGAGGCAAACCCCATGCTTGGGCACAGGGGCTGCCGTCTCTGCATTACCTACCCGGAAATTCTTGAGATGCAGGTGAGGGCGATAATTGAGGCTGCGTGCGAATGCGCAAAAGAAGGCATCAAAGTGCATCCCGAGATAATGCACCCCCTTGTGATAGACGGCAAGGAATTAAAAATACTTGAAACAAAGACCAGAGAGGTTGCTGAAAAAGTTATAAAAGAAAAAGCCGTTAAGGTTAAATATCTTGTAGGAACCATGATTGAAGTGCCGAGGGCGGCGCTTCTTGCCGATAGGATTGCAGATGTTGCAGAATTTTTTTCATTCGGCACAAATGACCTTACACAGATGACCCTTGGCATGTCAAGGGATGATGCAGGAAGATTTTTGCCCGATTATGTTGATGAGAAAAAGGCAGGGATTCTAAAAAGCGACCCGTTCCAGTCCCTTGACCAGGACGGCGTTGGCATGCTCATAAAGATTGCCATTGAAAAAGGCAGAAAGACAAGAAAAGATTTGAAGATAGGCATCTGCGGCGAACACGGTGGCGACCCTGCCACAGTGGAATTCTGCCACAGGAACGGATTTAACTATGTGTCCTGCTCTCCTTTCAGAGTGCCGATCGCAAGGCTTGCCGCTGCCCATGCGGTGCTTAAGAGTTCACGTTGA
- a CDS encoding NGG1p interacting factor NIF3 has translation MKIKDIYAKAVRRGIELDPRGKDQVEAELKRVKKDFDELKEDKKKDFDKERLINPYADTRILYGEPDRDVKAVLVGIDMEVGEVLLADRLKSKSRYIDLVISHHPEGRALAALYEVMDMQSGILLKYGIPINIAEDIMSDRIKEVERRLLPANHTRAVDAARLLDMPFMCIHTPADNAVANYLQKVFDEKKPDYISDIIDILKDIPEYKDAVNEKAGPKVVVGSEKRKAGKIFVDMTGGTGGSKDIYEKLSIAGIGTIVGMHIGEDHKKEAEKHHVNVVIAGHMSSDNLGVNLLFDDILEKSVEIVAASGFRRFSRN, from the coding sequence ATGAAAATTAAAGACATATATGCAAAGGCTGTTCGCCGCGGTATTGAGCTTGACCCGAGGGGTAAGGATCAGGTTGAGGCAGAGCTTAAAAGGGTAAAGAAGGATTTTGATGAGCTGAAAGAAGACAAGAAAAAAGATTTTGATAAAGAAAGGCTTATAAATCCTTATGCAGATACCCGTATATTGTACGGCGAGCCTGACAGGGATGTAAAAGCCGTTTTGGTCGGCATTGACATGGAGGTTGGAGAGGTTCTCCTTGCGGACAGGCTTAAAAGTAAAAGCAGATATATTGACCTTGTCATTTCCCACCATCCGGAAGGGAGGGCATTGGCTGCCCTATACGAGGTTATGGATATGCAGTCAGGCATTCTTCTGAAATACGGCATTCCTATCAATATTGCTGAAGACATAATGTCTGACAGGATAAAAGAGGTTGAAAGAAGACTTCTGCCTGCTAATCATACAAGGGCAGTGGATGCCGCCCGGCTTCTTGATATGCCGTTCATGTGTATTCACACCCCTGCGGATAATGCTGTTGCAAACTATCTGCAGAAGGTTTTTGATGAAAAAAAGCCGGATTATATTTCTGACATTATAGATATATTAAAAGATATTCCGGAATATAAAGATGCCGTGAATGAAAAGGCAGGGCCGAAGGTAGTTGTTGGCTCAGAGAAAAGAAAAGCAGGAAAGATCTTTGTAGATATGACCGGCGGCACCGGCGGCAGTAAGGATATCTATGAAAAGTTGTCCATTGCCGGTATCGGCACCATTGTTGGCATGCATATAGGCGAAGACCATAAGAAAGAGGCAGAAAAGCATCATGTTAATGTGGTTATTGCCGGCCATATGAGCAGCGACAACCTTGGAGTGAATCTCCTTTTTGATGATATACTTGAGAAAAGCGTAGAGATTGTTGCCGCATCGGGTTTTAGAAGGTTCAGCAGAAATTAG
- a CDS encoding GatB/YqeY domain-containing protein, whose amino-acid sequence MSIREGLVMRMNEAARAARDEAGKQSLGVLRNILAAVKNKEIALIKRAEGLSDEEVIAVVSFMVKQSLESIEFFKKGGRKDLLDQAEAELKILQSFLPPQLSMDEVKVIVSDAVKKLCASGSKDMGRVMKEVMPKVQGKADGKLVNEVVKEVLGN is encoded by the coding sequence ATGTCTATTAGAGAAGGATTAGTCATGCGGATGAATGAGGCAGCCAGGGCTGCCAGAGATGAGGCAGGCAAGCAAAGCCTTGGAGTGTTGCGTAATATTCTGGCTGCTGTAAAAAATAAGGAGATAGCGCTTATCAAGCGGGCTGAGGGTTTGAGCGATGAGGAAGTCATTGCTGTTGTCTCATTTATGGTGAAACAGAGTCTTGAATCTATAGAATTTTTTAAAAAGGGCGGAAGAAAGGATTTGCTTGATCAGGCAGAGGCAGAACTAAAAATCCTCCAATCTTTTCTTCCGCCACAGCTTTCCATGGATGAGGTAAAGGTTATCGTAAGCGATGCAGTAAAAAAGCTCTGTGCCTCCGGGTCTAAAGATATGGGCAGGGTTATGAAAGAGGTTATGCCTAAGGTTCAAGGTAAGGCAGATGGCAAGTTGGTAAATGAGGTAGTAAAAGAGGTACTGGGCAATTAA
- the rpsU gene encoding 30S ribosomal protein S21: MPGIRIKEGESFESALKRFKKQCEKAGILGEIKKREHYDKPSVKKKKKAIAAKKRAVKRTKKREF; encoded by the coding sequence ATGCCTGGAATAAGGATAAAAGAAGGCGAATCCTTTGAGAGCGCCTTGAAAAGGTTTAAGAAACAGTGCGAAAAGGCCGGGATATTGGGTGAGATAAAAAAGCGTGAGCATTATGATAAACCGAGCGTAAAGAAGAAAAAGAAGGCCATCGCAGCAAAGAAGAGGGCGGTTAAACGGACGAAGAAAAGGGAGTTTTAA
- a CDS encoding GTPase domain-containing protein codes for MSFINYSSREINCKIVYYGPGLCGKTTNLSFIFKKTNPEHRGKMISLATETERTLFFDFLPLSLGDIKGFKTRFHLYTVPGQIFYDASRKLILKGVDGIVFVADSQIERMDANMESFENMKINLKEQSYDLASIPYVIQYNKRDLPGVAPVAELKKVLNVDGAPDFEAVAAAGVGVFETLKAVVKLVLIELKKGT; via the coding sequence ATGTCTTTTATAAATTATTCTTCCAGAGAGATAAACTGTAAGATAGTATATTACGGCCCTGGACTTTGCGGTAAGACTACAAATCTGTCATTTATTTTCAAAAAGACCAACCCCGAACACAGGGGCAAGATGATATCTCTTGCCACTGAGACAGAGAGGACCCTTTTCTTTGATTTTCTCCCGCTTTCACTTGGAGACATAAAAGGTTTTAAAACCAGATTTCACCTCTATACAGTTCCAGGCCAGATATTCTATGATGCGTCAAGAAAGCTTATTTTAAAAGGTGTTGACGGCATTGTCTTTGTTGCAGATTCTCAGATAGAGAGGATGGATGCCAATATGGAGAGTTTTGAGAATATGAAGATAAATTTAAAAGAGCAGAGTTATGACCTTGCCAGTATACCATATGTTATTCAGTATAATAAAAGAGACCTCCCGGGTGTGGCGCCTGTAGCAGAGCTGAAAAAGGTACTGAATGTTGACGGCGCCCCTGATTTTGAGGCTGTTGCCGCTGCCGGCGTAGGAGTTTTTGAGACGCTGAAGGCTGTAGTGAAATTGGTGCTGATTGAACTGAAGAAAGGAACGTAA
- a CDS encoding roadblock/LC7 domain-containing protein: MSTSSLVMFEEEFRQITTVIDRLLKEANAKVVFLVDKDGQLIASSGDTGDIDTTSLASLTAGNIAATGGLAKLIGEREFSILFHEGERDNLHISIVAQRVILVVIFDQKSSLGLVRLRVKKASDELNTILQKLLQRVEKKPSDQENLLSEITDTDIDKLFH; this comes from the coding sequence ATGTCGACAAGTTCATTAGTAATGTTTGAAGAAGAATTTAGACAGATTACCACTGTTATTGACAGGCTGCTTAAAGAGGCTAATGCAAAGGTAGTATTCCTTGTAGATAAAGATGGGCAGTTGATTGCATCAAGCGGTGATACGGGAGATATAGATACGACCTCCCTTGCATCATTGACAGCGGGTAATATTGCCGCCACCGGAGGATTGGCAAAGCTTATAGGTGAGAGAGAATTTTCCATACTCTTCCATGAAGGGGAGAGGGATAATCTCCATATCTCCATTGTTGCGCAGAGGGTTATATTAGTTGTTATATTTGACCAAAAGTCGTCCCTTGGCCTTGTGAGGCTCAGGGTGAAAAAGGCAAGCGATGAACTTAATACGATACTGCAAAAACTTCTGCAGAGGGTGGAAAAAAAGCCATCGGATCAGGAAAACCTGCTCTCAGAAATTACGGACACTGATATAGATAAATTGTTCCATTAA
- a CDS encoding thiamine pyrophosphate-dependent enzyme, with protein MATLKELSKRDELFSGGHRLCSGCGIPPIVRLVLRAANGPVVATTATGCLEVGTTIYPYTAWRIPWIHSAFENAAATISGIETAYRAFKKRGKIPPDKNIKFIAFGGDGGTYDIGLQALSGALERGHNFLYVCYDNGAYMNTGIQRSGATPFGAATTTSPAGDVILGKQEARKDLTRIVVAHNIPYAAQASPHNWADLSRKAEKALKVDGPSFLNVISPCPLGWYSKPEESVEAAKVAVDTCYWALYEVENGILKINYKPKEKKPIAEWLKMQARFKHLLKPENKELLDKVQKNIDAEWERLLSLDGKVI; from the coding sequence ATGGCTACACTTAAAGAACTTTCAAAAAGAGATGAGCTTTTCTCCGGCGGTCACAGACTCTGTTCAGGATGCGGCATACCTCCGATAGTAAGGCTGGTATTAAGGGCAGCTAACGGCCCTGTGGTTGCCACTACCGCCACAGGATGTCTTGAGGTTGGCACCACAATATATCCTTACACAGCATGGAGAATACCGTGGATACACTCTGCCTTTGAGAATGCCGCTGCTACGATAAGCGGTATAGAGACAGCCTACAGGGCATTTAAAAAAAGAGGCAAGATCCCTCCAGATAAAAATATAAAATTTATTGCCTTTGGCGGAGATGGAGGAACATACGACATCGGTTTGCAGGCGCTGTCAGGCGCGCTTGAGAGGGGGCATAATTTTCTTTATGTATGCTACGATAACGGCGCATACATGAATACAGGCATCCAACGTTCAGGCGCAACGCCTTTTGGCGCTGCCACAACAACCTCGCCGGCAGGAGATGTTATACTGGGAAAGCAGGAGGCAAGGAAAGACCTTACAAGGATAGTTGTTGCCCATAATATACCCTATGCTGCCCAGGCCTCGCCCCATAACTGGGCAGACCTTTCCAGAAAGGCTGAAAAGGCTCTTAAAGTAGATGGTCCGAGCTTTTTGAATGTCATATCTCCATGTCCCTTGGGTTGGTATTCAAAGCCAGAAGAGTCTGTAGAAGCTGCAAAGGTTGCTGTTGATACATGTTATTGGGCGCTTTACGAGGTTGAAAATGGGATTTTAAAGATTAATTATAAGCCAAAAGAGAAAAAGCCTATAGCAGAATGGCTTAAGATGCAGGCAAGATTCAAGCACCTTTTAAAGCCTGAGAATAAAGAATTACTGGATAAAGTGCAAAAGAATATAGATGCGGAATGGGAGAGGCTTTTAAGTCTGGATGGGAAGGTAATATAA
- the porA gene encoding pyruvate ferredoxin oxidoreductase has protein sequence MAILVTKGQAGLTGNSAIAHAMKQINPDVYAAYPITPSTGIMEEFSSYVADGDVDTEFITVESEHSAMSACIGASASGARVMTATSSQGLALMWEMLYIASGMRLPIVLINVNRALSAPINIHCDHSDSMGARDSGWIQIYSETVQEAYDNLFQAVRIAENEKVLLPVMVCLDGFITSHAIENISLIDDAEVREFIGEYRAKHSLLDTDHPVTYGAMTLPDSYIEFKHQQSEAITGAKDVVSEIGREFGKKFGREYGLMEKYRLDDADAAIVILSSAAGTAKVAVDELRKAGKKVGILRPRLFRPFPFREIAEALKNVKAIAVLDRADSMNGFGGPLFNEVRSALYELEKRPKVVSRIFGLGGRDYKVKDAIEVFDDLLKIAETGKTETLIKYITV, from the coding sequence ATGGCAATTTTAGTGACAAAGGGACAGGCAGGGCTTACAGGAAATTCCGCAATTGCCCACGCCATGAAGCAGATAAATCCGGATGTATACGCGGCTTACCCGATAACCCCTTCTACGGGAATCATGGAAGAGTTTTCAAGCTATGTTGCGGACGGCGATGTTGACACCGAGTTTATAACGGTTGAGAGCGAACATTCGGCAATGAGCGCCTGCATTGGCGCATCTGCCTCCGGCGCAAGGGTTATGACTGCAACATCTTCGCAGGGGCTGGCGCTTATGTGGGAGATGCTTTATATCGCTTCTGGCATGAGGCTGCCAATAGTGCTTATAAATGTAAACCGGGCGCTTTCAGCCCCTATAAACATACACTGTGACCATTCTGATTCCATGGGTGCGAGAGATTCGGGCTGGATTCAGATTTATTCTGAGACAGTGCAGGAGGCCTACGATAATCTCTTTCAGGCGGTAAGGATAGCTGAAAATGAAAAGGTGCTTCTGCCGGTAATGGTCTGTCTTGACGGTTTTATAACAAGCCATGCCATTGAAAATATTTCACTAATTGACGATGCAGAGGTAAGGGAGTTTATAGGAGAATACCGGGCGAAACATTCTTTGTTAGATACCGACCATCCTGTTACTTACGGAGCGATGACATTGCCGGATTCATACATCGAATTTAAACATCAGCAGTCAGAGGCTATTACCGGCGCAAAGGATGTGGTTTCTGAAATTGGAAGGGAATTTGGAAAGAAGTTTGGCAGAGAATACGGCCTTATGGAAAAATACAGACTGGATGATGCTGATGCAGCCATTGTAATATTGAGCTCCGCTGCCGGCACTGCCAAAGTTGCAGTTGATGAGTTAAGGAAGGCAGGCAAAAAGGTTGGTATTTTACGACCAAGACTTTTCAGACCTTTCCCCTTTAGAGAGATAGCCGAGGCGCTTAAAAATGTAAAGGCTATAGCTGTGCTTGACCGTGCTGATTCAATGAATGGTTTTGGAGGTCCTCTTTTTAACGAGGTTCGTTCCGCGCTCTATGAACTGGAAAAGCGTCCTAAGGTTGTAAGCAGGATATTTGGTCTCGGGGGGAGGGACTATAAGGTAAAAGATGCTATAGAGGTTTTTGATGATCTCTTGAAAATTGCCGAGACTGGCAAAACTGAAACGCTGATTAAATATATTACGGTTTGA
- a CDS encoding 4Fe-4S binding protein: MDMKEKKSLPIGGVITEGGTAHEYVTGGWRKLRPVLDKGKCTNCLTCWVMCPDSAIIVEEGKMIGFDMEHCKGCGICAEECPDKVKAIKMEEEKD; the protein is encoded by the coding sequence ATAGATATGAAGGAGAAAAAGAGCCTTCCAATTGGCGGTGTTATAACAGAGGGTGGAACAGCCCATGAATATGTTACAGGTGGGTGGAGAAAGCTAAGGCCGGTGCTCGATAAAGGGAAATGCACCAATTGCCTTACCTGTTGGGTTATGTGTCCTGATTCCGCCATCATCGTGGAGGAAGGTAAGATGATAGGATTTGACATGGAACACTGCAAAGGCTGCGGTATATGTGCCGAAGAATGCCCTGATAAAGTCAAGGCTATAAAGATGGAAGAGGAGAAAGATTGA
- a CDS encoding 2-oxoacid:acceptor oxidoreductase family protein: MATYIEIRWHGRAQQGIVTAAKMVGESCLRSGKYVQAFPEFGPERMGAPVAAYNRVSDEPIRLHCRVTEPKYVLIADSTLIGMALSGGMESSGGVTDGATDDAVFIVNTPKLPDEMRKELGLKSKGAKVYTLDASKISLETIGRNMPNTPMLGALAKVTNVVMFDALIDNFKDNYSKKFSPKVIEGNITAMNRGFQEVKGE, translated from the coding sequence ATGGCTACTTACATTGAGATAAGGTGGCATGGAAGGGCGCAGCAGGGGATTGTGACTGCTGCCAAAATGGTTGGGGAGTCCTGTTTAAGGTCTGGCAAATATGTTCAGGCCTTTCCTGAATTTGGCCCTGAAAGGATGGGCGCGCCTGTAGCAGCATACAACAGGGTGTCGGATGAGCCTATAAGGCTGCACTGCCGTGTAACAGAGCCAAAGTATGTGCTTATAGCTGATTCTACATTGATAGGCATGGCTCTCTCCGGAGGTATGGAGTCTTCCGGCGGTGTTACGGATGGCGCCACTGACGATGCGGTATTCATAGTAAATACGCCAAAGTTGCCTGACGAGATGCGTAAAGAACTTGGCCTTAAAAGTAAGGGAGCAAAGGTCTATACCCTGGATGCTTCAAAGATATCCCTTGAGACAATTGGCAGGAATATGCCTAATACCCCGATGCTTGGCGCGTTGGCAAAAGTAACGAATGTTGTTATGTTTGATGCGCTTATAGATAATTTCAAGGATAACTATTCAAAGAAGTTCAGCCCCAAGGTTATAGAAGGAAATATTACTGCTATGAACAGGGGCTTCCAAGAGGTAAAAGGGGAATAG
- the recR gene encoding recombination mediator RecR → MTYYAEPITCLIRELSRLPGVGEKTAARFAFYVLNTNKEYAEGLARCLIDVKEKIRLCSSCFSLADKDPCLICSDSSRRDDVICVVEDVKDMVAIEKMGGFKGRYHVLHGALSPLKGIGPDDIKINGLIDRARQGVIKEIILAVNSDMDGEATSLYITRLLKPMGVRVTRIATGVPVGSDIEYIDGATLIRAIEGRREL, encoded by the coding sequence ATGACATATTATGCCGAACCGATAACCTGCTTGATAAGAGAACTTTCAAGGCTTCCGGGGGTAGGAGAAAAAACCGCTGCCCGTTTTGCCTTTTATGTGCTTAATACCAACAAGGAATATGCTGAAGGCCTTGCAAGATGCCTTATTGATGTAAAGGAAAAGATAAGGCTCTGCTCCTCCTGTTTTAGTCTCGCTGATAAAGATCCATGTTTGATATGCAGCGATAGTTCAAGAAGAGATGATGTGATCTGTGTGGTAGAGGATGTAAAAGATATGGTGGCTATTGAGAAGATGGGCGGTTTTAAGGGGAGGTATCATGTCCTTCACGGCGCACTTTCTCCGCTTAAGGGCATAGGACCGGATGATATAAAAATAAATGGACTTATAGACAGGGCAAGGCAGGGTGTGATAAAAGAAATAATTCTTGCCGTAAATTCAGATATGGATGGAGAGGCCACCAGTCTTTATATAACAAGGCTGTTAAAACCAATGGGTGTAAGGGTTACAAGGATTGCAACAGGCGTTCCTGTTGGTAGCGATATTGAATATATAGACGGCGCAACACTTATAAGGGCGATTGAAGGGAGACGGGAGTTATAA
- a CDS encoding YbaB/EbfC family nucleoid-associated protein, with protein MYKGMGNILKQAKVMQEKMADIQKELANKTIEFASGGGMVNVTINGRQEIVSIRIDPSVINPNDVDMLQDLIAAAVNGAIKRSQEMMSEEMEKVTAGLNIPGLF; from the coding sequence ATGTATAAAGGCATGGGGAATATCTTAAAGCAGGCCAAGGTGATGCAGGAGAAGATGGCGGATATCCAGAAGGAGCTTGCAAATAAGACCATAGAATTCGCGTCAGGCGGCGGTATGGTTAATGTTACAATAAATGGAAGACAGGAGATAGTTTCTATCAGGATAGACCCGTCTGTGATAAATCCTAACGATGTGGATATGCTTCAGGACCTGATTGCAGCGGCAGTAAATGGCGCAATAAAAAGGTCTCAGGAGATGATGAGCGAAGAGATGGAGAAGGTTACAGCAGGCCTGAATATCCCCGGACTTTTTTAG